In Chloroflexota bacterium, a genomic segment contains:
- a CDS encoding protein kinase, with amino-acid sequence MPYKPGDVILNKYRIEELIGRGAFAEVYRAVHVDLKIVRALKVLRRDAPGVGSSLFDDFEQRFRLEMQLGARISHPNVIHVYDVERDADALILVMEYASGGSLRERIQQVRDGDDRFSVEDALKIVIEVATGLGKLHSLDAVHRDLKPSNILFDAEGVAKLADFGLAQIPGGPSMRSQLSQPIRHPGTAGYMSPEQEKSFNFLKPASDVYALGVILFELLTERNYHYIPPGTAASQLRDEVPAWLDELLARMLAINPTERPWDGGQVAQELQAGFDLLHTGNINSERLKQERIEQEAARKKKSQEEQARKQQKLEDHARKLAQKQKEQAERKAKRVETWQSWKIRISTFIQQQQKTRIRKSAERKKARSDKRSATSARLKPKIIAFIRRWWKICCAILVLAIFIILLGYQYESPGWPFKPTAMPTMTLRPTATHTVTSAFTQVPTKSPSITYTPTLALTLTPTSTYFLSSTPGTDITSSPIPLNQVTPVGGGSGFIGVDSCKVLSIGTNYSCLPICKINLIDGEQSCILESLDDEIRHIAWSPNGSQIAYSTDNATYIMEFDGQDHKQLLDTGGELAWSPDGSLIVSAGIFSKGEITVIQIDGTIRYEGWWPSIAGKGDLQWSPDSRRISFRQGSNDGNAGAWLMNPDGSDIVRVFDEGHYNYINSWSPDSTQMALVYGVYDWDEFVPDQEIYIVSADRLRSKRLTYHKGIDMSPEFSPDGTKIVYVSYRFGDPEIYVVNSDGSGQTQLTDNPGEDQSPTWSPDGTKIAFYSERDGIHGIYLMNIDGSEVTFLTSGRTPVWFP; translated from the coding sequence ATGCCTTACAAACCTGGCGATGTTATTCTGAATAAATACCGCATCGAAGAATTAATTGGCCGCGGCGCCTTTGCTGAAGTGTACCGCGCTGTTCATGTCGATCTCAAAATTGTGCGCGCCTTGAAAGTGCTACGCCGCGATGCTCCTGGGGTAGGCAGTTCGCTTTTCGATGATTTTGAGCAGCGTTTCCGGTTAGAAATGCAGCTCGGGGCGCGGATCAGCCATCCAAATGTTATTCATGTGTATGACGTAGAGCGAGATGCGGACGCGCTCATCCTGGTGATGGAATATGCGTCAGGCGGATCGCTGCGAGAACGCATTCAGCAAGTCCGTGATGGCGATGATCGCTTTTCTGTTGAAGACGCGCTTAAGATTGTCATTGAAGTAGCTACTGGGCTTGGCAAACTGCACAGTTTGGACGCTGTTCATCGAGATTTGAAACCCAGCAATATTCTGTTTGACGCTGAAGGCGTGGCAAAGCTGGCCGACTTTGGGTTAGCGCAAATTCCCGGTGGACCCAGCATGCGTTCGCAACTCAGCCAGCCGATTCGCCATCCGGGGACAGCTGGATATATGAGTCCCGAACAGGAAAAATCGTTCAATTTTCTCAAACCGGCTTCGGATGTTTATGCTTTGGGGGTAATTTTATTCGAGCTGTTGACCGAACGGAATTATCATTACATCCCACCGGGGACGGCAGCAAGTCAACTGCGAGATGAGGTACCTGCCTGGTTAGATGAGTTGTTGGCGCGCATGTTGGCAATCAATCCAACGGAAAGACCCTGGGATGGCGGACAAGTGGCGCAGGAACTTCAAGCGGGATTTGATTTATTGCACACTGGAAATATTAATTCAGAGCGTCTAAAGCAGGAGCGGATCGAGCAGGAAGCAGCCCGTAAAAAGAAAAGCCAGGAGGAGCAGGCACGTAAACAACAGAAGCTGGAAGATCATGCGCGTAAATTGGCACAAAAGCAAAAAGAACAGGCCGAGCGCAAGGCAAAACGCGTCGAAACCTGGCAAAGCTGGAAAATTCGTATATCGACATTTATCCAACAGCAACAGAAAACACGTATTCGGAAATCCGCTGAGCGAAAAAAAGCGCGGTCAGACAAACGATCTGCGACATCAGCACGCCTGAAGCCAAAAATAATCGCGTTTATTCGGCGCTGGTGGAAAATTTGCTGTGCTATTCTAGTGCTGGCAATCTTTATTATTCTGCTAGGATATCAATATGAATCGCCAGGATGGCCGTTTAAACCAACAGCAATGCCAACAATGACTTTACGGCCGACAGCAACACATACCGTAACGAGCGCATTTACACAAGTGCCCACAAAATCACCATCAATAACATATACACCAACGCTTGCATTAACTCTAACGCCAACTTCCACATATTTCTTGTCGTCAACTCCTGGTACAGATATAACCTCATCGCCAATACCATTGAACCAAGTAACCCCGGTTGGGGGAGGCAGCGGTTTTATTGGCGTCGATTCATGTAAAGTGCTGAGTATAGGCACAAATTATTCATGCTTGCCGATATGCAAGATCAACCTGATAGATGGCGAGCAGTCTTGTATACTGGAATCACTGGATGATGAAATCCGGCATATTGCATGGTCCCCCAATGGTTCTCAAATAGCCTATAGTACGGATAACGCAACTTATATCATGGAATTCGATGGTCAGGATCATAAACAACTATTAGATACTGGCGGGGAACTTGCCTGGTCTCCTGATGGTAGTTTAATCGTATCTGCTGGAATATTTTCTAAAGGTGAAATTACAGTGATCCAGATTGATGGGACAATTCGATATGAGGGTTGGTGGCCATCCATTGCGGGAAAGGGAGATCTGCAATGGTCTCCGGATAGTCGACGGATTAGCTTTAGGCAGGGCTCCAATGATGGGAACGCAGGTGCTTGGCTAATGAATCCAGATGGCTCTGACATTGTACGCGTTTTCGATGAGGGGCATTACAACTATATCAATTCGTGGTCGCCAGACAGTACCCAGATGGCGCTAGTTTATGGAGTCTATGATTGGGATGAATTTGTGCCCGATCAAGAGATTTATATCGTCAGTGCCGATCGGCTGAGATCAAAGCGATTAACGTACCACAAAGGGATTGATATGTCGCCTGAGTTTTCCCCCGACGGCACAAAAATCGTTTATGTATCGTATCGGTTCGGC
- a CDS encoding putative toxin-antitoxin system toxin component, PIN family, whose protein sequence is MRAVFDTNLFVSYLLSHRPPIATLLDVHLVQDNFMLLTAPPLLLELERVLDYPKLKRYYAEEEKKRFLALLGAVSKIVALPEAIPSISRDPDDDWVIACAVVGKADFIVSGDKDLLELDQIDEIKILTPAQFLEILNP, encoded by the coding sequence ATGCGTGCCGTTTTTGATACCAATCTATTCGTTAGCTATTTGCTCAGCCATCGCCCGCCCATTGCCACCCTGCTGGATGTGCATTTGGTGCAAGATAATTTTATGCTGCTGACCGCACCGCCCTTATTGCTGGAGTTGGAGCGGGTACTTGATTACCCCAAGTTGAAACGTTATTATGCCGAAGAAGAGAAAAAACGTTTCCTGGCGCTGCTGGGTGCGGTGAGTAAAATTGTAGCGCTGCCAGAAGCCATCCCGTCCATAAGCCGTGATCCAGACGATGATTGGGTGATCGCCTGCGCCGTAGTTGGAAAAGCCGATTTCATCGTCAGTGGTGATAAAGATTTGCTAGAATTAGACCAGATTGACGAGATAAAAATCCTGACTCCGGCGCAATTTTTGGAAATCCTAAATCCGTAG
- a CDS encoding type II toxin-antitoxin system Phd/YefM family antitoxin: MTEAIQSTDLRRRVRQVLDQVRIKRKPVIVNTYDTPQAVIIPYEDYQAYQDWQARQKEQSVWLAELQAIAEEVSARVDLSDEAVNNLIDEAVHATAAS, from the coding sequence ATGACAGAAGCCATACAATCTACGGATTTACGGCGGCGGGTGCGGCAAGTGTTAGATCAGGTACGCATCAAACGGAAACCAGTGATCGTCAATACCTATGATACCCCGCAGGCCGTCATCATCCCTTATGAAGACTATCAGGCCTATCAAGACTGGCAAGCGCGCCAGAAAGAGCAGTCAGTCTGGCTGGCAGAGTTACAGGCCATAGCCGAAGAAGTCAGCGCCCGCGTTGATCTCTCGGATGAAGCCGTCAACAACCTTATTGATGAAGCGGTTCACGCGACCGCTGCTTCCTGA